A genomic window from Gymnodinialimonas ceratoperidinii includes:
- a CDS encoding DUF4159 domain-containing protein: MIGPLAFASPLLLLALIGLPVLWWLLRAVPPAPIKRRFPGIALLLGLSDDESQTDKTPWWLLLLRIVAVAAAIIGFAGPVLNPQEERAAGEGPLLIVMDGSWASARDWPARQNRVELLLDDAARAGREVALVQLTNLPAAAPAFQAANAWAPRVPTLAPAPYGPDMAAALDWAATLDGPAEVFWFSDGLAHPGRDALTERFAALGTLSVFQGARDLIALAPPRFEDGMVRGTLSRLGAETPREVTIVAHGLDPAGLPRDLARASATVEAGAPTAEVSFDLPPELRNRITRFEIAGERHAGAVALTDDALQRRQVALISAGADDEQQTLLSPLHYLRQALEPTADLMEGALSDILVASPDVIMLADIATLAPEEEAGLVEWVENGGLLVRFAGPRLAASDLARDAAGPLMPVRLRVGGRTVGGAMSWGEPKALRPFEEGSPFFGLAIPSDVQVTSQVVAQPDPTLSERTIASLSDGTPLVTRASLGQGSVILFHVTANAEWSSLPLSGLFVQMLERLAISTRPVAPEAEDLEGTVWTPEEVLDGFGVLRDAGTRPGVTGEDLATAPLSAEVLPGLYSGEDRRLARNVMRPETALVAAQWPADVPVEGMSVTRPTDLMAAFLTAALVLLLIDALAALWLAGRLGRLTQSAAVLAAALLLAPEAQAQLTPDEELALLATSEATLAYVLTGDMEVDETSRAGLQGLSNTLYQRTSVEPAPPIGVDLESDELAFFPMLYWPVTPDQEIPSADAYRRLNDYLRGGGMIVFDTRDAHVGGFGSGTPEGRRLQAIAGPLDIPPLEPIPEDHVLTRTFYLLQDFPGRHLSRDVWVEAAPSDAEQIEGMPFRNLNDGVTPVLIGGNDWAAAWAQDARGRPLYPVGRGQAGERQREIALRFGVNLVMHVLSGNYKSDQVHVPALLDRLGQ; the protein is encoded by the coding sequence ATGATCGGGCCGCTCGCCTTTGCCTCGCCGCTTCTGCTGCTGGCGCTGATCGGCCTGCCGGTGCTCTGGTGGCTGCTGCGTGCGGTGCCGCCCGCGCCGATCAAGCGCCGCTTTCCGGGGATCGCGCTGCTGCTTGGCCTTTCCGACGACGAGAGCCAGACCGACAAGACGCCGTGGTGGCTGTTGCTTCTGCGCATCGTGGCGGTGGCGGCGGCGATCATCGGCTTTGCCGGGCCGGTGCTGAACCCGCAGGAGGAGCGCGCGGCGGGCGAGGGGCCGTTGCTGATCGTGATGGACGGCTCATGGGCCTCGGCGCGGGACTGGCCCGCGCGGCAGAACCGGGTGGAGCTGCTGCTGGACGACGCCGCCCGCGCCGGGCGCGAGGTGGCGCTGGTGCAGCTGACGAACCTGCCCGCCGCGGCCCCGGCGTTTCAGGCCGCCAACGCCTGGGCGCCCCGCGTGCCGACGCTGGCGCCCGCGCCCTATGGGCCGGACATGGCGGCCGCGCTTGACTGGGCCGCGACGCTCGACGGCCCGGCAGAGGTGTTCTGGTTCTCCGACGGATTGGCCCACCCCGGGCGCGACGCGCTGACCGAGCGCTTTGCCGCCCTCGGGACCCTCTCGGTCTTTCAGGGCGCGCGGGATCTGATCGCGCTGGCGCCGCCGCGGTTCGAGGACGGCATGGTGCGCGGCACGCTCTCGCGGCTTGGGGCAGAGACCCCGCGCGAAGTCACGATCGTGGCCCATGGCCTCGACCCCGCCGGGCTGCCGCGTGACCTCGCCCGCGCCTCGGCCACGGTTGAGGCCGGTGCGCCGACAGCGGAGGTCAGCTTCGATCTGCCGCCCGAGTTGCGCAACCGGATCACCCGCTTCGAGATCGCCGGCGAACGGCACGCGGGTGCCGTTGCCCTGACCGATGACGCCTTGCAGCGGCGGCAGGTGGCGCTGATCTCGGCAGGCGCCGACGACGAGCAGCAGACGTTGCTCTCGCCCCTGCATTACCTGCGGCAAGCGCTGGAGCCGACCGCCGACCTGATGGAGGGCGCGCTGTCGGATATCCTTGTTGCCAGCCCCGACGTGATCATGCTCGCCGATATCGCGACGCTGGCCCCGGAGGAGGAGGCGGGCCTTGTCGAATGGGTCGAGAACGGCGGCCTGCTGGTGCGCTTCGCCGGGCCACGACTTGCGGCTTCCGACCTCGCGCGGGACGCGGCCGGGCCGTTGATGCCGGTGCGCCTGCGCGTGGGCGGCCGGACCGTGGGCGGCGCGATGTCATGGGGCGAGCCCAAGGCGCTGCGGCCCTTCGAGGAGGGCTCTCCCTTCTTCGGGCTGGCGATCCCCTCGGACGTTCAGGTGACGAGCCAGGTCGTTGCGCAGCCTGATCCGACGCTCTCGGAGCGGACGATCGCCTCGCTTTCGGACGGCACGCCGCTGGTCACGCGGGCGAGCTTGGGGCAAGGCTCGGTGATCCTGTTCCACGTCACTGCCAATGCCGAATGGTCGAGCCTGCCGCTCTCGGGGCTTTTCGTGCAGATGCTGGAGCGGCTGGCGATTTCGACGCGCCCGGTCGCACCCGAAGCCGAGGATCTGGAGGGCACGGTCTGGACACCGGAAGAGGTGCTCGACGGCTTCGGCGTGCTGCGCGACGCGGGCACGCGGCCCGGCGTGACGGGCGAGGACCTCGCCACGGCGCCGCTTTCGGCGGAGGTTCTGCCGGGGCTCTACTCGGGCGAGGATCGCCGGCTTGCGCGCAACGTCATGCGGCCGGAAACGGCGCTGGTCGCCGCCCAATGGCCTGCCGATGTGCCGGTGGAGGGCATGTCAGTGACGCGCCCCACCGACCTGATGGCGGCGTTCCTGACAGCCGCGCTCGTGCTGTTGCTGATCGATGCGCTGGCCGCGCTCTGGCTCGCGGGCCGGCTCGGGCGTCTCACCCAAAGCGCGGCGGTTCTGGCGGCGGCGCTGCTTCTTGCGCCCGAGGCGCAGGCGCAGCTGACGCCGGACGAGGAGCTGGCGCTGCTGGCGACCTCCGAGGCGACGCTGGCCTATGTTCTGACCGGCGACATGGAGGTCGACGAGACCTCCCGCGCGGGACTGCAGGGCCTGTCGAACACGCTCTACCAGCGCACCTCGGTCGAGCCCGCGCCGCCCATCGGCGTCGATCTGGAAAGTGACGAGCTGGCCTTCTTCCCGATGCTCTACTGGCCGGTGACGCCCGATCAGGAGATCCCCTCGGCCGATGCCTACCGACGGCTCAACGACTACCTGCGCGGCGGCGGGATGATCGTCTTCGACACCCGCGATGCCCATGTCGGTGGCTTCGGCTCGGGCACGCCCGAAGGGCGGCGGCTGCAGGCCATCGCCGGGCCGCTGGACATCCCGCCGCTGGAGCCGATCCCCGAGGATCACGTGCTGACGCGGACCTTCTACCTGTTGCAGGATTTCCCCGGCCGCCACCTGTCGCGCGATGTCTGGGTCGAGGCCGCGCCCTCGGACGCCGAACAGATCGAGGGGATGCCCTTCCGCAACCTCAACGACGGGGTGACGCCGGTGCTGATCGGCGGCAACGACTGGGCCGCGGCCTGGGCGCAGGACGCCCGCGGGCGGCCGCTCTACCCCGTGGGGCGCGGGCAGGCCGGTGAGCGGCAACGCGAGATCGCGCTGCGCTTCGGGGTGAACCTCGTGATGCATGTGCTCAGCGGCAACTACAAATCCGATCAGGTCCACGTCCCGGCCCTGCTTGACCGGTTGGGACAGTGA
- a CDS encoding DUF58 domain-containing protein: MSELSLHTPDSLRSRSEVVAASLPPLMADAEQLAATVLLGVHGRKRAGTGDEFWQYRPAEMGDSYRAIDWRRSARSDGHFLRQTEWQAAQSVMIGVDDAASMTYSGDRSRPSKLRRAQTLAMALAIIAVRGGERVGLTHLAEPPRGGQAQLLRMADALMDGAERPEYGAPKPQIMPAGARAVFFSDFLGDPSAIETVLGRATDRGVSGALVQILDPVEEAFPFDGRTLFESMSGTIRFETLKARALRDEYLERLAARKDALQEMTRRTGWRFHVHHTDAPAEPTLLWLYQALERR, translated from the coding sequence TTGAGCGAACTTTCCCTCCATACGCCCGACAGCCTGCGCTCGCGCTCCGAGGTGGTTGCCGCCTCGCTGCCACCTCTCATGGCCGATGCCGAGCAGTTGGCCGCGACGGTGCTCCTCGGGGTGCATGGGCGAAAACGCGCGGGCACGGGGGACGAGTTCTGGCAGTATCGCCCCGCCGAGATGGGCGACAGCTACCGCGCCATCGACTGGCGGCGGAGCGCACGTTCGGACGGGCATTTCCTGCGCCAGACCGAGTGGCAGGCGGCGCAATCGGTGATGATCGGGGTCGATGATGCGGCTTCGATGACCTATTCGGGCGACCGGTCGCGGCCCTCGAAACTGCGCCGCGCCCAGACGCTGGCCATGGCGCTGGCGATCATCGCGGTGCGCGGTGGCGAGCGGGTCGGGCTGACCCATCTGGCCGAGCCGCCACGCGGCGGGCAGGCGCAGCTTCTGCGGATGGCGGATGCGCTGATGGATGGCGCCGAGCGGCCCGAATACGGCGCGCCCAAGCCGCAGATCATGCCGGCCGGCGCGCGGGCCGTCTTCTTCAGCGATTTCCTTGGCGATCCGTCCGCCATCGAGACGGTTCTGGGGCGGGCCACGGACCGGGGTGTCAGCGGCGCACTGGTACAAATCCTCGATCCGGTGGAGGAGGCCTTTCCCTTCGACGGGCGCACGCTTTTCGAGAGCATGAGCGGCACGATCCGGTTCGAGACCCTGAAAGCCCGAGCCCTGCGCGATGAATACCTCGAAAGGCTCGCCGCGCGGAAGGATGCGCTGCAGGAGATGACCCGCCGCACCGGCTGGCGCTTCCACGTGCATCACACCGATGCGCCCGCCGAACCCACGCTGCTCTGGCTCTATCAGGCGCTGGAGCGTCGCTGA
- a CDS encoding AAA family ATPase → MADPDTLVAEIEALGAKLGEAKASIGQRIIGQEAVVELAIAAMLSGGHALLMGLPGLGKTLLVDTLATVMGLSANRVQFTPDLMPADILGSEVLETADDGSRNFRFIEGPVFCQLLMADEINRASPRTQSALLQAMQEREVTIAGEHRPLAAPFHVLATQNPIEQEGTYPLPEAQLDRFLVKIDVPYPDRQTERDILIATTGTLETAAREVFTPEELIAAQQIVRQMPVGESVVEMILDLVRSCRPAEPDAPDVVKRAVAWGPGPRAAQALMLTARARALLDGRLAPSVEDIAALARPVLGHRMALSFAARAEGLVLEQVIDEVTARVTRVEAAA, encoded by the coding sequence ATGGCTGACCCCGATACCCTTGTCGCCGAGATCGAAGCCCTGGGGGCGAAGCTGGGCGAGGCGAAAGCCTCGATCGGGCAGCGGATCATCGGCCAGGAGGCGGTGGTGGAGCTTGCGATCGCGGCGATGCTCTCGGGCGGCCATGCGTTGCTGATGGGCCTGCCGGGGCTGGGCAAGACGCTGCTTGTCGACACGCTCGCGACAGTCATGGGGCTGTCGGCCAACCGGGTGCAGTTCACCCCGGACCTGATGCCGGCGGATATCCTCGGCTCGGAAGTGTTGGAGACGGCGGACGACGGCTCGCGCAATTTCCGCTTCATCGAGGGGCCGGTCTTCTGCCAGCTCCTGATGGCCGACGAGATCAACCGTGCCTCGCCGCGGACGCAATCGGCGCTGTTGCAGGCGATGCAGGAGCGCGAAGTGACCATCGCCGGCGAGCATCGCCCGCTGGCCGCGCCGTTCCACGTGCTGGCCACCCAGAACCCGATCGAGCAGGAGGGGACCTATCCGCTGCCGGAAGCGCAGCTGGACCGTTTCCTCGTGAAGATCGACGTGCCCTATCCCGACCGCCAGACCGAGCGGGACATCCTGATTGCCACCACCGGCACGCTGGAGACGGCGGCGCGCGAGGTCTTCACGCCCGAGGAACTGATCGCCGCGCAGCAGATCGTGCGGCAGATGCCGGTGGGCGAAAGCGTGGTGGAGATGATCCTCGACCTCGTGCGGTCCTGTCGACCTGCCGAGCCGGACGCGCCCGACGTGGTCAAGCGCGCTGTCGCATGGGGCCCCGGTCCGCGCGCGGCGCAGGCGCTGATGCTGACGGCACGGGCGCGGGCCTTGCTGGACGGGCGGCTGGCGCCCTCGGTCGAAGACATCGCGGCGCTGGCGCGGCCGGTGCTGGGCCACCGGATGGCGCTGTCCTTCGCGGCGCGGGCCGAGGGGCTGGTGCTGGAGCAGGTCATCGATGAGGTCACCGCCCGCGTCACCCGCGTCGAGGCCGCGGCTTGA
- a CDS encoding DUF1285 domain-containing protein produces MTSGTDQLLKAAQDAEKEGKLPPVHLWNPEFCGDLDMEIRRDGTWFYEGTPIGRKRLVRLFSTILKVEDGKYYLVTPVEKVGIRVVDAPFVATDIEQTDGGIRFTTNVGDTVIAGADHAIRVERDADGEPSPYVHIRAGLEALIDRKSFYRLVDMGEAHRVEGEDMFGVWSDDTFFPIIPMAELDL; encoded by the coding sequence ATGACATCAGGCACCGACCAATTGCTCAAAGCCGCCCAGGACGCTGAAAAAGAGGGCAAACTGCCCCCGGTGCACCTGTGGAACCCCGAGTTCTGCGGTGATCTGGACATGGAGATCCGCCGCGACGGCACTTGGTTCTACGAGGGCACGCCGATCGGGCGAAAGCGGCTCGTGCGGCTGTTCTCGACGATCCTGAAGGTCGAGGACGGGAAGTATTACCTCGTCACCCCGGTCGAGAAGGTCGGCATCCGCGTGGTCGATGCGCCCTTCGTCGCCACCGATATCGAGCAGACCGACGGCGGCATCCGGTTCACCACCAACGTGGGCGACACGGTCATCGCCGGCGCCGATCACGCCATCCGGGTGGAGCGCGACGCGGACGGAGAGCCCTCTCCCTACGTCCACATCCGCGCCGGGCTGGAGGCGCTGATCGACCGCAAGAGCTTCTACCGGCTGGTGGACATGGGCGAGGCCCACAGGGTCGAGGGCGAGGACATGTTCGGCGTCTGGTCCGATGACACCTTCTTCCCGATCATCCCGATGGCCGAACTGGACCTCTAG
- a CDS encoding VOC family protein — MSDAHLIPATKPAADTAQAADTAPPQNCGCWFEIPVSDLDRARDFYGKILQQPLKIEDGGPNPVVMLPFNDDTPGIGGHLYPGTPSRDGATIHLVVPDSLDAARARIEAAGGTVESPDIQIPPGHFFYARDPDGNSLGLFKFNA, encoded by the coding sequence ATGTCCGATGCCCACCTGATCCCCGCCACCAAACCCGCCGCCGACACCGCCCAAGCCGCCGACACGGCCCCGCCCCAGAACTGCGGCTGCTGGTTCGAGATCCCGGTCTCCGACCTCGACCGCGCCCGCGATTTCTACGGCAAGATCCTGCAACAGCCGCTCAAGATCGAGGACGGCGGCCCCAATCCCGTCGTCATGCTGCCCTTCAACGACGATACACCGGGCATCGGCGGGCATCTCTACCCCGGCACGCCCTCCCGGGACGGCGCAACCATCCACCTCGTGGTGCCCGACAGCCTCGATGCCGCCCGCGCCCGGATCGAGGCTGCCGGCGGCACGGTGGAAAGCCCCGATATCCAGATCCCGCCGGGTCATTTCTTCTACGCCCGCGACCCCGACGGCAATTCGCTCGGCCTCTTCAAGTTCAACGCCTGA
- a CDS encoding helix-turn-helix transcriptional regulator, which yields MRRADRLFRLIDRLRPGKLTTARALAEAMEVSERTIYRDIAHLQASGVPIDGEAGLGYMMRDGYNLPPLMFTEEEIVALSVGARMLRTWGGTSMARGADSALAKITSVLPDATRTRAERLRFEAWTTSPLDAKTRATIDTVEAAIQAPERLAVDYRDDKGAETERILRPLGLWFWGSVWTLVAWCELRQAYRMFRLDRIAAARSLGIYTPLPTQSLEHFYETEFDRGHRSITCPSTPE from the coding sequence ATGCGCCGCGCCGACCGCCTCTTTCGTCTCATCGACCGCTTGCGTCCCGGCAAGCTGACAACCGCCCGCGCGCTCGCCGAGGCGATGGAGGTCTCGGAACGCACGATCTACCGCGACATCGCCCACCTTCAGGCGTCGGGCGTGCCGATCGATGGCGAAGCGGGCCTCGGCTACATGATGCGCGACGGCTACAACCTCCCGCCCCTGATGTTCACCGAGGAAGAGATCGTCGCGCTCAGCGTCGGCGCCCGGATGCTGCGCACCTGGGGCGGCACCTCCATGGCGCGGGGGGCCGACAGCGCGCTGGCCAAGATCACCTCGGTTCTGCCCGACGCCACCCGCACGCGGGCCGAGCGCCTGCGGTTCGAGGCCTGGACGACCTCGCCCCTCGATGCAAAGACCCGCGCCACCATCGACACGGTGGAGGCCGCGATCCAGGCCCCCGAGCGGCTCGCCGTGGATTACCGCGATGACAAAGGTGCCGAGACCGAGCGCATCCTGCGCCCCCTCGGCCTCTGGTTCTGGGGCTCGGTCTGGACCCTCGTGGCGTGGTGCGAATTGCGGCAGGCCTACCGGATGTTCCGCCTCGACCGGATCGCCGCCGCCCGCAGCCTCGGCATCTACACGCCCCTGCCCACCCAGAGCCTCGAGCATTTCTACGAGACCGAGTTCGACCGCGGCCACCGGAGCATCACCTGCCCCTCGACGCCCGAGTGA
- a CDS encoding cytochrome P450: MLDIAQFDLNTIDADFIENPYATLAALRQSAPVHRNADGSVFLTRHDDCLATYRSRAMLSNKTEAFGKKFGECPLKEHHTTSLVFNDPPDHTIVRKLISGAFTPRKLQEMDRAVERIVARLLDRVEDLGELDLIADFAMMLPTEIISIMLGVPEAYRAELRGYSTAILGALDPVVSPAQMAAGNRAVEEFGAVLDDLINHRRANPDAAAEGEVLEALIFGEHEGRKLTQQELVQNCIFLLNAGHETTTSFVGNSVDLLLRHPEEHRRLRDDPALIGTALEEILRMESPLQIGNRTAGEEIALPSGTTLPKGTYIHTSIAGANRDPEVFADPDRFDITRKPNPQIAFITGIHVCLGASLARMEGRIAIGGLVQRFPKLARRGPGERLGLARFRGWTSLPVSVR; encoded by the coding sequence ATGCTGGATATCGCGCAGTTTGATCTGAACACCATCGATGCCGATTTCATCGAGAACCCCTACGCGACGCTCGCCGCCCTGCGCCAATCCGCGCCGGTGCACCGCAACGCCGACGGTTCGGTCTTCCTGACCCGGCACGACGATTGCCTCGCCACCTACCGCTCGCGCGCGATGCTCTCGAACAAGACCGAGGCTTTCGGCAAGAAATTCGGCGAATGCCCCCTGAAGGAGCATCATACCACGTCGCTTGTCTTCAATGACCCGCCCGACCATACCATCGTGCGCAAGCTGATCTCGGGCGCCTTCACGCCGCGCAAGCTGCAGGAAATGGACCGCGCGGTGGAGCGCATCGTGGCGCGGCTTCTGGACCGGGTGGAGGATCTGGGCGAGCTGGACCTGATCGCCGATTTCGCCATGATGCTGCCGACCGAGATCATCTCGATCATGCTCGGCGTGCCCGAGGCCTACCGGGCCGAGCTGCGCGGCTATTCCACCGCCATCCTCGGCGCGCTGGACCCGGTGGTCTCACCGGCGCAGATGGCCGCCGGCAACCGCGCGGTCGAGGAATTCGGCGCGGTGCTCGACGATTTGATCAACCACCGCCGCGCCAACCCGGACGCTGCCGCCGAAGGCGAAGTGCTGGAGGCGCTGATCTTCGGTGAGCATGAAGGCCGGAAACTGACCCAACAGGAGCTGGTGCAGAACTGCATCTTCCTGCTCAACGCCGGTCACGAGACAACGACCTCCTTCGTCGGCAATTCCGTCGACCTGCTGCTGCGCCACCCGGAAGAGCATCGCCGCCTGCGCGACGATCCCGCGCTGATCGGCACCGCGCTTGAAGAAATCCTGCGGATGGAAAGCCCCCTCCAGATCGGCAACCGCACCGCCGGTGAGGAGATCGCCCTGCCCTCCGGCACGACGCTGCCGAAAGGCACCTACATCCATACCTCGATCGCAGGCGCGAACCGTGACCCGGAGGTCTTCGCCGACCCCGACCGCTTCGACATCACCCGCAAGCCGAACCCGCAGATCGCCTTCATCACCGGCATCCACGTCTGCCTCGGCGCCTCGCTGGCGCGGATGGAGGGACGCATCGCCATCGGCGGGCTGGTGCAACGCTTCCCGAAACTTGCCCGAAGAGGCCCCGGCGAACGCCTCGGCCTCGCCCGCTTCCGTGGCTGGACCTCCCTCCCCGTCTCGGTGCGCTGA